The Rhodothermus profundi genomic sequence AGGGCCTCAAGGTCGTAGTCGCCCTGTTCGCCGATCTGACTACGGACCTCAAGGAGTATGTCGATTTCTTCCTGGCTAAGGGGCTTTGCCATGGCCCTCGTTACTGCAGGACGTACTGGGTAAAGTAGACGCGGTCAATTTTTCCTTTGCGGAGGACACCGTTGACCGCATCGCGCAGCTCCTGTTTGAGCTGCGCGCGCAGGCTAATGTCGGCCAGTTCTTCGACGGTGCGCTGGCTCAGCAGTTTGAGCACCGTATCGCGCACCACCACTTCTTTTTCTTTCAGTTCCTCCAGGACGCTCCCTTCGGCGCTTTCTAAACCGAGGTTAACCATCAGGTAGCGCGTTCCGTCTGTGCCGGCCGGGTTGATGATGAAGCCTTGCAGCTCCATAAACTGGCCGTATTCGACGGGGCGCGCTTCCTCTTCTGTATCATCATCCGTGCCAGAAAATTGCTCAGCAGCTTGCACCAGCGTAGGATAGTAGAAATAGGCCAGCCATGCGCCGGCGGCGGTAGGACCGAGCGTCAATGCCACCAGCAGCAGGCGGCCCAGGAGGCGACGGCCTCCAGTGTTCTGGGCTTCCTGTTCTTCCTGGGTTACTTCTTCGTCGGGGGTATCAGGCGTTTCAGGTACGGATTGTTGTGCTCGTTCTGCCATGGCTCCCAGTTGAATAGAATTTCAACACGGCGGTTACGGGCCCGTCCTTCTGGCGTCTCGTTGGTATCTCGCGGATGGAATTCGCCGTACCCCACCGCCACGTAGCGGGAGGGGGGAAGGGCGTCGGTATGTTCCAGCAAAAAGCGCACAACGGCCGCGGCCCGTGCTGCCGACAGCTCCCAGTTTGAGGGGAAGCGGGCTGTGTGGATGGGGCGGTTGTCGGTATGGCCCTCGACCACGACCGACTCGATGCGGTCGTCAATAATGCCGGCCAGAATGCGCAGGATGGTGCGGGAAGGTTCGATAATTTCGGCTTCGCCTGAACGAAACATGATTGAGTCGGTGATAATCAAGTGCAGGCCTCGATCGGTCAGGTTTACCTGCACCTTGCCCTGGAGATTGTGCTCCTGCAGGTACTGAATCAGCTCTTCATATTTCTGCAACTGCTCTCGGCTAAGGCGTCGGGTCACTACCTGGGTTTTGACGGAAGGAACGATAGTTTCGCTCTGCAACATGCCTGTTCGTCCTTGGAAGAAGCTGAGCGCTTCTTTGAACTTTTTGACTTCAACTTCCGACATGGCCACGATCATCACGAAGAAGGTCAGCAGCAGGGTGGCCATATCGCTGAACGTAGTCATCCAGAAAGGAGCGGAAGGCTCCTCGTCGTCTTCTT encodes the following:
- a CDS encoding flagellar basal body-associated FliL family protein, which encodes MAERAQQSVPETPDTPDEEVTQEEQEAQNTGGRRLLGRLLLVALTLGPTAAGAWLAYFYYPTLVQAAEQFSGTDDDTEEEARPVEYGQFMELQGFIINPAGTDGTRYLMVNLGLESAEGSVLEELKEKEVVVRDTVLKLLSQRTVEELADISLRAQLKQELRDAVNGVLRKGKIDRVYFTQYVLQ
- a CDS encoding OmpA/MotB family protein → MPEEVQQPQEEDDEEPSAPFWMTTFSDMATLLLTFFVMIVAMSEVEVKKFKEALSFFQGRTGMLQSETIVPSVKTQVVTRRLSREQLQKYEELIQYLQEHNLQGKVQVNLTDRGLHLIITDSIMFRSGEAEIIEPSRTILRILAGIIDDRIESVVVEGHTDNRPIHTARFPSNWELSAARAAAVVRFLLEHTDALPPSRYVAVGYGEFHPRDTNETPEGRARNRRVEILFNWEPWQNEHNNPYLKRLIPPTKK